Genomic segment of Desulfobacterales bacterium:
TTGGATGGCTGCCACGGTGACAGAAGGCGCAGGTAAAGGTCTGGTGCTTGGTGGTGGTCTGGGCCATCAACTCGCCGATCTCCTCATGACACGGCACGCAGAAGGCGCGGGGGGTGGTAATGTCCGGCACGATCTGCAGGGGATGGTGGGCCGGATGACAGGCAAGACAGTCGGCCATGACCTGGCCCTCGGCATGGGGCTCGTGACACCTGGAGCAATCGGGGATCTCGCCATGCTTCTCATGGCAGAAATTACAGGACTGCTCGGAGTGCTTGCTCGGATACTGGGCAAACTCGTCACCCTGCTGCTGATGACAGGTCAGACATTCCTTGACCCGCTCACCCTCGAATACGATACCCAGGGGGTTGTGGGGATCAACATGGCAACTGAGACAATCGTCCAGGGCAAAGTGGGTTTTATCGCCAGGGTCATGGCACATTGAGCATTGCGGGACAATCTCCGTGCCCCATGGTCCATGTTCCAGGTGGCAGTCGAGACAGGTGACCGCGGTCTTATGCATGCTCTCATTGGCGGCGATGGTCACCGGCTCCTTCTCGTGGCATTTTGCGCAGTCGGATACCGCCAGCTCAGCCCGCTCGGCCTTGACCGTTCCGGCGGCACCCACCGTGATCATCGCGGAGAGAACCGTCGCCCCCAGAACCTTGCCCAGTAACACCATATTTCTTTTCAGCATCTCAGTTGCCCCTTCCTTAGTTTCGAGTAGCGTTTGAAATTGAGCCCCGTCCGAATCCCCCTGGACCCCGGCATTTAAAATAACTTCTGGATTATTCGCTTGTCGATCAAACGAAACACGCTGACAGACCGGAAAAAACGGTCAAGACATGAATGTTGATTCATTATCAGAATCGCTCCGCTTTTGTCAAGCTCTAATTATAATCGCTCCGGCTGGTCACCGCTCCGTAATCACCCGGAAAGTCCGGCCCCGGAAGCCTGCGGCTATTTCACCACATTATGGTTGTCCATATGGCAGTCAAGGCAAAGTGGAAAATCCCGGTGCATCTTCGGTGCATGGGGCTTGCCATGACATACCCAGCAGCCCGGCCTGCTGGGGTGGCCGCCGCGGTGACAGTAGGCACAGGTGAACTTCCGATGTTTGATTTTAGTTTTCCGCAGCATTTTACCCGGCTCCGGGTGACAGGCGACACAAAAGCGACGCGGCGTCGACATCTTATAAAAAATACGCAACGGCCGGTGCGCCGGATGGCAGCCCAGGCAGTCGGCCATGGTCTGGCCATAGGTGTGCGGTTCATGACATTGAAGGCACTGGGGTATCTGGCCATGTTTTTCATGACAGAAGGTGCAGGCCTGTTGGGAATGACGGCTTGGAAATTCCTCGAATTCCTTGCCCTGTTCCTGGTGACAGGTCAGACAGGGCGCGGTTATCACGTCGGCAAGCACCAGTTCAAGCGGATTATGGGGGTCGGAATGGCAATTCAGGCAGTTGGCGAGCTTGAAGTGGGAACGCCCCTGGTGGCACCTGGTACACGGGGGAATGATGTCCCTGCCCCAGGGGCCGTGTTCGCGGTGGCAGTCAAGGCAGGTAACCGCTGTCTTGTGCCTGCTCTCGTTCCCGGCAATGGTTGCCGACTCCTTCTGATGACACTTGATGCAGTCGGCAAGCTCGAGCCGGGGCCGTTCCGCCGCCCCCGGCCGGGCCCGGCCGATGTAAATCAGCGCAAAAACAAGGGCAACAGCAACCAGCAATGGTACACCCGCGCCCTTCCTTCCCCGCATCCCGGCATCCCTCCTCAACTTGCGGACCTTGCCCGGCCGGCCCCGGCGGAACGAGCGCCATCCACGCTTATTCCCACGGTTTCAGAGACCTTGCCGGAACCAGGCCGTAACAAAACAAAACTTCGGTTCAATATCAGGATCGCTCCGTTCCTGTCAAGGTTTAAATCCTTAAAACAGCGCCGTGGCCGGGCAGGAAGCCTTTTTCAGGGTGCAGGGTGCAGGAAACCAGAAGACAGAAGACGGATAAACCAAAAACAGAGGTGCTGGGAATATTGGGTTATTGGTTATTGGTAAAAGACTATAACGTGTTGCCACTATTAACAAATAACGAATAACTATTAACTTTCTTCACCGTCCACCGTCCACCGTCCTCTGTCTTCTGTCTTCCGTCCTCTGTCCTCTGCCCTCTGCCCTCTGTCTTCCGTCCTCTGTCCTCTGTCAAGACCCGTGCTTGACCAGCCTTTGATTGGACAATTCGATATAATCGAGCAGCACCCGGCCGCTTTCGAGCAACACCGGGTCATTGTCCGGGATCTCATTGGTCGGTACATGGTCGGCCGGTTTCTCCTCTTCAAGGGAGTCAATGGAGTCGAGCGGCTCCATCCCCTTGGCCCGCCGCCGTTTGTTCTCCGCTGCCAGCAGCCGCTTTTGCGCCTCTTTTCTCTCCCTGCGGCGCACTGTCTCGTTAAGGGAGATCTCCTTTCTGGACCGGAGGGCCTTCTGGGCCGCGATCCGGCTCAACAGGTAACCATAGTCCGGGTCCGTTTTGAGCCGTTCCTGGTGCCGGGCCCGCAATTGGTTGAGATAGGGGGCAAAGAAAAAATAGCTCTGGTGGCGGCGCGGCCGGATGATGTCCCAGGGCAGGGATTCATCCAGGGAACTCTCGCCGAGCTTTTCCTTATCATACATGCTGGGATAGAGAATATCCGGGGCAACCCCCTTATGCTGGGTGCTTTCCCCGGAAACCCGATAAAACTTTGCCGAGGTGGTCTTCAGGTGGCCGTGACTCAAGGCAAGCAGGGTCTGCACCGTGCCCTTGCCAAAGGTCTGCTCGCCGATGATCAGTCCACGCCGATAGTCCTGGATCGCCCCGGCAAAAATCTCCGAGGCCGAGGCGCTCATCCGGTTGACCAGCACGGCCAGCGGCCCCTGGTAAACGATCCCCTTTTCCGGATCCTTTAACACCTCCACCCGGCCGCCGGCACTCTTGATCTGTACCGTGGGACCGTGGTCAATGAACAACCCGGTCAGGCTGTTCGCCTCCTGCAGCGATCCGCCGCTGTTGTCCCGCAGATCGATGACCACCCCGTCCACCCGGGCCGCGATCAATTCCTTGAGCAGACGTCTCACATCGGTGGTGGTGCTCTTATAATTCCTGAGGTGGGCCCGCATCCCCTTGAAGTCCACATAAAAGGTCGGGATATCGATCACCCCTATCTTGTAGGTCACCCCGTTGCGGACCAGATCAATGATCTTCTTCCGGGCGGCCTGCTCCTCAAGCTTGACCCGGTTGCGGATGATCCGCACCGTCCTGGTGAGATGTTCATCCTCGGCCGCGGCCGGAATGATCTGCAGCCGGACCATTGTCCCCTTGGGACCCCGGATCAGCTGCACCACATCATCGATCCGCCAGCCGACCACATCGACCAACTCGCCGCCATCGCCCTGCCCCACCCCGACGATCCGATCCCCGGGGCTGAGTTTCCCGGTCTTCTTCGCCGGGCCGCCGGCAATCAGCCTGACGATCTTGACATACTCGTCCTCGGTCTGGAGCACCGCCCCGATCCCCTCAAAGGAAAGGCTCATGCTGATATCGAAGTTCTCCGAACCACGGGGCGACAGATAGCTGGTATGGGGGTCATAGAGCTGGGCCAGGGCATTTATATAGGCCTGAAAGGCATCTTCACTGCGGGCCTGCCGGAGCTGGTTCAGCTGGTTGCGATACCGCTTGCCCACGATTTCAGCGGCCGCCTCGATTGTTTTACCCCTCAGCTTCTGGCTGAGGAGGTTGGCCTTCAGCCGCTTTTGCCACAGCTCGTCGAGTTCCGCGGTGGTGGCGGCCCAGGGCGCGTCCTCCCGGTCAACGACCATGGTCTCGTCCACATCAAAACGGATCCGGTCCAGCCCATGGTCCAGGGAGTCCAGTACAAAGAGCAGCCGTTCGGCCACCCGCTGCTGGAAACGATTGTATATCTTGTAGGCTGGCAGCAGTTGATTGGCGAGCAGGAAATCGTCGAACCGGTCCCGGTAGATCTCAAACTCGCGGATATCGTCAGCCAGAAAATAAAGCCGGTTGCGGTCAAGATCAGCCAGGTACCGGTCCAGGAGCCTGGAGGAGAGGTGATCATCAATCTCCTGGCTCCGGTAATGATTATGCTCCAGGTCATCGACGATCTCCCGGTTGACCAGGACATGGGCCCGTTCCGGGACAAGGACCGTATAATGGCCGGCAGGGGCGGCGGGCGCCGCCGTGGTCCGGACCGCGGCCCCGGCCAGCAAAAAAAGAACCGCCCAGCCGATGATTGTCCACTTTGTCAAGCCGGCCCTCAGGCCGGGGGAGCGATTTCGCGCCCCATGGGTAAAAAAAACAGTCATCTGAAAAAAAATCCTTGCAACTCGGGTTGTCGGATTAAGGGTTCACGGCTGGATCGTCAACCGCGTCCCATAAA
This window contains:
- a CDS encoding carboxy terminal-processing peptidase, with translation MTKWTIIGWAVLFLLAGAAVRTTAAPAAPAGHYTVLVPERAHVLVNREIVDDLEHNHYRSQEIDDHLSSRLLDRYLADLDRNRLYFLADDIREFEIYRDRFDDFLLANQLLPAYKIYNRFQQRVAERLLFVLDSLDHGLDRIRFDVDETMVVDREDAPWAATTAELDELWQKRLKANLLSQKLRGKTIEAAAEIVGKRYRNQLNQLRQARSEDAFQAYINALAQLYDPHTSYLSPRGSENFDISMSLSFEGIGAVLQTEDEYVKIVRLIAGGPAKKTGKLSPGDRIVGVGQGDGGELVDVVGWRIDDVVQLIRGPKGTMVRLQIIPAAAEDEHLTRTVRIIRNRVKLEEQAARKKIIDLVRNGVTYKIGVIDIPTFYVDFKGMRAHLRNYKSTTTDVRRLLKELIAARVDGVVIDLRDNSGGSLQEANSLTGLFIDHGPTVQIKSAGGRVEVLKDPEKGIVYQGPLAVLVNRMSASASEIFAGAIQDYRRGLIIGEQTFGKGTVQTLLALSHGHLKTTSAKFYRVSGESTQHKGVAPDILYPSMYDKEKLGESSLDESLPWDIIRPRRHQSYFFFAPYLNQLRARHQERLKTDPDYGYLLSRIAAQKALRSRKEISLNETVRRRERKEAQKRLLAAENKRRRAKGMEPLDSIDSLEEEKPADHVPTNEIPDNDPVLLESGRVLLDYIELSNQRLVKHGS